A DNA window from Vicinamibacterales bacterium contains the following coding sequences:
- a CDS encoding protein kinase has translation MSLRTSATTRTATRRSGRRRVAAPLVQLGQILTSVESGLRYRVGPPLGEGGFGQAYLAVRMGKSSRVPGTVCVKVSTKQDGWLREAYFGLLLHEHPRAVAVFDAFPAVDGDGRLLYCLATEYARHGDLASYLARHPAPWRERVVRREIAGVLQVLGRLHRGQLLHRDLTPMNVFVCDALTLKLGDFGIVRQQGDRKGVTARTLNPLMAPSDVFRGAAPKWQARDDVYQVGQLLGMLVKGDASKRIRTSEVRELPCTDHLKEIVYRCIGERRKRYESADELVEALTTPPRAVAPGRVATLKGARLVFTGFLSVTRAEAARTAKKAGAAVQSGLSALTTVVVRGRPNRLQAAGRDGGRKLLEVKRLREQGVKVVVISEARFWTLVGRRP, from the coding sequence ATGTCACTGCGAACCAGCGCCACGACACGGACCGCCACCAGGCGCTCCGGGCGCCGGCGGGTCGCCGCGCCGCTCGTCCAGCTCGGACAGATCCTGACCAGCGTCGAGAGCGGCCTCCGCTACCGCGTCGGTCCGCCGCTCGGGGAAGGCGGCTTCGGCCAGGCCTACCTGGCCGTGCGCATGGGCAAGAGCTCCCGAGTGCCAGGCACGGTGTGCGTGAAGGTCAGCACGAAGCAGGACGGCTGGCTGCGCGAGGCGTACTTCGGCCTGCTGCTCCACGAGCACCCGCGCGCCGTGGCCGTGTTCGACGCCTTCCCCGCGGTGGACGGCGACGGCCGGCTGCTCTACTGCCTGGCGACCGAGTATGCGCGGCACGGCGATCTTGCGTCGTACCTCGCGCGGCATCCCGCACCGTGGCGCGAGCGGGTTGTGCGCCGCGAGATCGCGGGCGTGCTGCAGGTGCTCGGCCGGCTCCACCGCGGACAGCTGCTGCACCGGGACCTCACGCCCATGAACGTCTTCGTGTGCGACGCGCTCACGCTGAAGCTGGGCGATTTCGGCATCGTCCGGCAGCAGGGCGACAGGAAGGGCGTCACGGCCCGCACGCTCAACCCGCTGATGGCGCCGAGCGACGTCTTCCGGGGCGCGGCGCCGAAGTGGCAGGCGCGGGACGACGTCTACCAGGTGGGCCAGCTGCTCGGGATGCTCGTGAAGGGCGACGCGAGCAAGCGCATCCGGACGTCGGAGGTGCGCGAACTGCCGTGCACGGACCACCTCAAGGAGATCGTCTATCGCTGCATCGGCGAGCGGCGGAAGCGCTACGAGAGCGCCGACGAACTGGTGGAGGCGCTGACGACGCCGCCCCGCGCCGTGGCGCCCGGCCGCGTCGCGACGCTGAAGGGCGCGCGCCTGGTCTTCACGGGCTTCCTCAGCGTCACGCGGGCCGAGGCGGCCCGCACGGCGAAGAAGGCCGGCGCCGCCGTGCAGTCCGGGCTGTCGGCCCTCACCACCGTGGTCGTGCGCGGCCGTCCCAACCGCCTGCAGGCCGCCGGCCGGGACGGCGGCCGGAAGCTGCTCGAGGTGAAGCGGCTCCGCGAGCAGGGCGTGAAGGTCGTGGTGATCTCCGAGGCCCGATTCTGGACGCTCGTCGGGCGGCGCCCGTAA
- a CDS encoding serine protease, protein MVRVSLVVAAVLWAAGQPTGVLRVSVTVAEPGLAPRPLARHVLLVSDNPPTTSPRRLVTGADGTGSLRLPPGNYTVESDAPVVLGGTAYSWMQTVDVTAGAEASLALTAENAERTTAADTANRPPRPPDASDVLIAWDRSVVSVWTPTAHASGVVVDAAGLIATSRQLVGDAPVVDAQIDAATTREGRVLVADPAADVAIVWVDPTALANAPPVPLDCTRPAPAGLTNGQPIVALGKARGRPVRMTEGALNRVASRTMIADLGLEDDTLGGPVFAIGGGMIGLTSRLAEKEGDPRDDTRVVRADAVCGALAAARTRMAASPAPSPAPRPIEPATVLSEAVLERQMQGRAGALKPYAVSTPGFDVAFLTPLLVYASRDAIDYANWSGYVAERPTVLLVRVTPKQEEGFWTTVARGLAMTQGLALPPIRHFRPGFARMRVTCGATDVTPIHPFLLERRVTETDAVHEGLYVFTPDALTPACGTVTLEIVSEKEPGKGDTVTVDPKVIDQIWQDFAPYRAAR, encoded by the coding sequence ATGGTGCGGGTGTCGCTCGTCGTGGCCGCGGTGCTGTGGGCGGCCGGGCAGCCCACGGGCGTGTTGCGCGTCAGCGTCACGGTCGCGGAGCCCGGTCTCGCGCCCAGGCCGCTGGCCCGCCACGTCCTGCTCGTGAGCGACAACCCGCCCACGACGAGCCCGCGGCGGCTCGTGACGGGCGCCGACGGCACGGGCAGCCTCCGCCTGCCCCCCGGGAACTACACGGTGGAGTCCGACGCGCCCGTCGTCCTGGGCGGCACCGCCTACTCGTGGATGCAGACCGTGGACGTGACGGCGGGCGCGGAAGCGTCGCTGGCCCTCACCGCCGAGAACGCGGAGCGGACGACGGCGGCGGACACCGCCAATCGCCCGCCTCGCCCGCCGGACGCCTCCGACGTGCTCATCGCCTGGGATCGCAGCGTGGTGTCGGTGTGGACGCCGACCGCCCATGCCTCCGGCGTCGTGGTGGATGCCGCGGGACTCATCGCGACGAGCCGGCAGCTCGTGGGCGACGCGCCGGTGGTCGACGCACAGATCGACGCGGCCACCACGCGCGAGGGGCGCGTGCTCGTGGCCGACCCCGCCGCCGACGTCGCCATCGTCTGGGTCGATCCCACGGCGCTCGCGAACGCCCCGCCGGTGCCCCTGGACTGCACGCGACCGGCGCCGGCCGGACTCACCAACGGCCAGCCGATCGTCGCCCTCGGGAAGGCCCGCGGACGGCCCGTGCGGATGACGGAGGGCGCGCTGAACCGCGTCGCCTCCCGCACGATGATCGCGGACCTCGGCCTGGAGGACGACACCCTCGGCGGGCCGGTGTTTGCGATCGGCGGCGGGATGATCGGCCTCACCTCGCGCCTGGCCGAGAAGGAAGGCGACCCGCGCGACGACACCCGAGTGGTGCGGGCGGACGCCGTCTGCGGCGCGCTCGCCGCTGCGCGGACCAGGATGGCGGCCTCGCCGGCGCCCAGTCCCGCACCGCGCCCGATCGAACCGGCGACGGTCCTCTCCGAGGCGGTGTTGGAGCGCCAGATGCAGGGCCGCGCCGGTGCGCTGAAGCCCTACGCGGTGAGCACGCCCGGCTTCGACGTGGCCTTCCTCACGCCGCTGCTCGTCTACGCCAGCCGCGACGCCATCGACTACGCGAACTGGTCGGGCTACGTGGCCGAACGGCCGACGGTGCTCCTGGTGCGGGTCACGCCGAAGCAGGAGGAGGGGTTCTGGACGACGGTGGCCCGCGGCCTCGCCATGACGCAGGGGCTCGCCCTGCCTCCCATCCGGCACTTCAGGCCCGGGTTCGCCCGCATGAGGGTCACGTGCGGCGCCACCGACGTGACGCCCATCCATCCCTTCCTGCTCGAGCGCCGCGTGACCGAGACCGACGCCGTCCACGAGGGCCTCTACGTCTTCACGCCCGACGCGCTGACGCCGGCCTGCGGCACGGTGACGCTCGAGATCGTCTCCGAGAAAGAACCCGGAAAGGGAGACACCGTCACGGTCGACCCGAAGGTCATCGATCAGATCTGGCAGGACTTCGCGCCGTACCGAGCCGCGCGATAG
- a CDS encoding NEW3 domain-containing protein: MRVVRAVVGVVVLLARAIGYEWFTGLVETLQRWWARLKVRIANKRLPHPDRNTGADCLTVDHPAVRRPDPCIYSQAYLTQLGLPVTWDNPDIVLLKNGVVVPEHDLQPGTAYDIEATIWNNSFTAPVIGLGVKASFLTFGVATTSTPIGATTVDLGAKGTAAHPARARLPWITPATPGHFCIQIELTCADDVNPANNLGQNNVDVVPAQSPAKFTFQLRNDRATSRRYSFTVDTYTLLDLPECDQEPRGELRSARIRRTVARHRAADVTVPAEWTVAISPATPTLAAGDEITIHVEVTPPAGFAGDKPFNVNAFADGAFAGGVTLVARVA; this comes from the coding sequence ATGAGAGTGGTGCGCGCCGTCGTTGGAGTCGTCGTGCTGCTGGCGCGCGCCATCGGCTACGAGTGGTTCACGGGGTTGGTCGAGACCCTGCAGCGGTGGTGGGCCCGCCTCAAGGTCCGAATCGCCAACAAGCGCCTGCCGCACCCGGACCGCAACACCGGCGCGGACTGCCTGACGGTGGACCACCCGGCCGTGCGACGACCCGACCCCTGCATCTACTCGCAGGCTTACCTGACCCAGCTCGGACTGCCCGTGACCTGGGACAACCCCGACATCGTGCTGCTGAAGAACGGCGTGGTCGTCCCCGAGCACGATCTCCAGCCGGGCACGGCCTACGACATCGAGGCCACCATCTGGAACAACTCGTTCACGGCGCCGGTCATCGGCCTCGGCGTCAAGGCGTCGTTCCTGACCTTCGGCGTCGCCACCACCTCGACGCCGATCGGCGCGACCACCGTGGATCTCGGAGCGAAGGGCACGGCCGCGCATCCGGCCAGGGCCAGGCTGCCGTGGATCACGCCGGCGACGCCCGGGCACTTCTGCATCCAGATCGAGCTCACCTGCGCCGACGACGTCAACCCGGCGAACAACCTCGGCCAGAACAACGTCGACGTCGTTCCCGCCCAGTCGCCGGCGAAGTTCACCTTCCAGCTGCGGAACGACAGGGCGACGTCGCGACGGTATTCCTTCACGGTGGACACCTACACCCTGCTGGACCTGCCCGAGTGCGACCAGGAGCCGCGCGGCGAGCTCCGCTCGGCCCGCATCCGGCGGACGGTGGCGCGCCACCGGGCCGCCGACGTCACGGTACCCGCGGAGTGGACGGTCGCGATCTCGCCCGCCACGCCGACGCTCGCCGCCGGGGACGAGATCACGATCCATGTCGAGGTGACGCCGCCCGCCGGCTTCGCCGGCGACAAGCCGTTCAACGTCAACGCCTTCGCCGACGGCGCCTTCGCCGGCGGGGTGACGCTGGTCGCCCGCGTCGCCTGA
- a CDS encoding AraC family transcriptional regulator, with protein MHVSTDGLRRLVAARALLCDAAAPAYRVDAVAAAVGMSAFHFIRRFDAVFGATPHQYRMRTRLARAKDALAAGGTVTDVCFDVGFSSLGSFSSLFSREFGESPSAYRRRVRTLVAVPGLRQAPGLLAVRHPGCLSLMAHLPAWPQFSRSAARPADATV; from the coding sequence ATGCACGTCTCGACCGATGGCCTGCGACGGCTGGTGGCGGCCCGGGCCCTGCTGTGTGACGCCGCGGCGCCCGCGTACCGGGTGGACGCGGTGGCCGCCGCGGTGGGAATGTCGGCGTTTCACTTCATCCGGCGCTTCGACGCCGTCTTCGGCGCGACGCCGCATCAGTACCGGATGCGGACGCGGCTGGCGCGGGCGAAGGACGCGCTGGCGGCGGGCGGCACCGTGACCGACGTCTGCTTCGACGTCGGGTTCTCGAGCCTGGGCAGCTTCAGCAGCCTGTTCAGCCGAGAGTTCGGCGAGTCGCCATCGGCCTACCGCCGCCGCGTGCGAACGCTGGTCGCCGTCCCGGGGCTGCGGCAGGCCCCTGGGCTCCTGGCGGTCCGGCATCCTGGGTGCCTCTCGCTCATGGCCCACCTCCCGGCGTGGCCGCAGTTTTCGAGAAGCGCGGCCCGCCCGGCCGATGCCACAGTGTGA
- a CDS encoding VOC family protein, giving the protein MALRIALTSLLVDDQQKALDFYTNVLGFEAKHDIPMGEYRWITVTSPAGAEGVELTLEPNANPAARTFQEAMFSQGIPLTAFEVDDLQAEWRRLTARGVAFTQAPTDAGPVAIAVLADTCGNLIQLYQRRG; this is encoded by the coding sequence ATGGCCCTGCGAATCGCGTTGACGAGTCTGCTGGTGGACGACCAGCAGAAGGCACTGGACTTCTACACCAACGTGCTCGGGTTCGAGGCGAAGCACGACATCCCCATGGGCGAGTACCGCTGGATCACGGTCACGTCGCCCGCCGGCGCGGAGGGCGTCGAGCTGACGCTCGAGCCGAACGCCAATCCGGCAGCCCGCACGTTCCAGGAGGCCATGTTCTCCCAGGGCATCCCGCTCACGGCGTTCGAGGTGGACGACCTCCAGGCGGAGTGGCGCCGGTTGACGGCGCGCGGCGTGGCCTTCACGCAGGCGCCGACGGACGCGGGCCCGGTCGCGATCGCCGTCTTGGCCGACACCTGCGGCAACCTGATTCAGCTCTACCAGCGGCGAGGATAG
- a CDS encoding GNAT family protein produces the protein MELPLPVGTVRPFHPDDAPSLARHADDRRVWINLRDRFPHPYGLRDAETFIEMTARRSPPTVFAIVVGGAAVGGIGYERHEDVERVSAELGYWLGAAYWNRGIVTAAVAAVTRHAFAQHPDLERLYALPFAWNAASARVLEKAGYRLEGRMRRSAIKDGQVTDQFLYAILRTEVDA, from the coding sequence ATGGAGCTTCCCCTGCCCGTCGGCACGGTCCGGCCGTTCCACCCGGACGACGCGCCGTCGCTCGCGCGCCACGCCGACGACCGCCGCGTCTGGATCAACCTGCGGGATCGCTTCCCGCACCCCTACGGCCTTCGCGACGCCGAGACCTTCATCGAGATGACGGCGCGGCGCTCGCCGCCGACCGTGTTCGCCATCGTCGTGGGCGGCGCGGCCGTGGGTGGCATCGGATACGAACGGCACGAGGACGTCGAACGGGTGTCGGCCGAGCTCGGCTACTGGCTCGGCGCCGCGTACTGGAATCGCGGCATCGTGACGGCCGCGGTGGCCGCCGTCACGCGCCATGCCTTCGCGCAGCACCCGGACCTGGAGCGGCTGTACGCGCTGCCCTTCGCCTGGAACGCCGCGTCGGCGCGCGTGCTCGAGAAGGCCGGCTACCGCCTCGAGGGGCGGATGCGACGGTCCGCCATCAAGGACGGCCAGGTCACCGACCAGTTCCTCTACGCGATACTCCGCACCGAGGTCGACGCCTAG
- a CDS encoding MarR family transcriptional regulator, with translation MSTNHRRPRHAPLTPELDFLQLLWAVAHCLETASKRMQSSVGVTGPQRLALRLVGLRPGLSAGELAATLHVHPSTLTGVLHRLVTQGLVARTDDPDDARRAVLRLTPRGAAVNARRSGTVEAAVADTLRAVGERDRRATTRMLEYLAGCLGAADARPPARDRRASTRTARSSAAR, from the coding sequence TTGAGCACAAACCATCGGCGTCCCAGGCACGCGCCCCTCACTCCGGAGCTCGACTTCCTGCAGCTCCTCTGGGCCGTGGCCCATTGCCTCGAGACGGCGTCGAAGCGGATGCAGTCGAGCGTCGGCGTCACCGGGCCACAGCGTCTGGCCCTGCGCCTGGTCGGCCTGCGGCCGGGGCTCTCCGCGGGCGAACTCGCCGCCACGCTGCACGTCCATCCCAGCACGCTCACCGGGGTGCTCCACCGCCTGGTGACGCAGGGCCTCGTGGCCCGCACGGACGATCCGGACGACGCCCGGCGCGCCGTGCTGCGCCTCACGCCGCGCGGCGCCGCCGTGAACGCGCGACGGTCGGGCACCGTCGAGGCCGCCGTGGCCGACACGCTCCGGGCGGTGGGCGAGCGGGACCGGCGGGCCACCACGCGGATGCTCGAGTACCTCGCGGGCTGTCTCGGCGCCGCCGACGCACGCCCGCCGGCGCGGGACCGGCGTGCCTCCACCAGGACGGCGCGCTCGTCGGCGGCCCGATGA
- the otsB gene encoding trehalose-phosphatase yields the protein MDLLRGLGARPGTDIEIVSGRPRDTLESWLGDLPVSLWAEHGFWWRPVGSGQWQPTSDLDPAWLERLAPIFTQFAEATPGAFVERKSASIAWHYRRAHREFGPRQAHELRMLLGDALSNQPFEVLEGKKVIEVRLRGVSKAVVGRHVASVVKDDTAVLAFGDDRTDDDLFRALPPTVVTVAVGTPSDHARFTVRSPAAVRAALRSFVTDDDRATPAA from the coding sequence ATGGACCTGCTCCGGGGCCTCGGCGCCCGGCCCGGCACGGACATCGAGATCGTCAGCGGACGGCCGCGCGACACGCTCGAGTCCTGGCTGGGGGACCTGCCCGTCTCGCTGTGGGCTGAGCACGGCTTCTGGTGGCGACCCGTGGGTTCCGGCCAGTGGCAGCCCACGTCGGATCTCGATCCGGCATGGCTGGAGCGGCTCGCGCCGATCTTCACGCAGTTCGCCGAGGCGACGCCCGGCGCCTTCGTCGAACGGAAGAGCGCGTCGATCGCCTGGCACTATCGACGTGCGCACCGGGAATTCGGCCCCCGGCAGGCGCACGAGCTGCGCATGCTGCTCGGCGACGCGCTCAGCAACCAGCCGTTCGAGGTGCTCGAGGGCAAGAAGGTGATCGAGGTGCGGCTCCGCGGCGTCAGCAAGGCGGTGGTGGGCCGCCACGTGGCCAGCGTGGTCAAGGACGACACGGCGGTCCTGGCGTTCGGCGACGACCGGACCGACGACGACCTGTTCCGCGCCCTCCCGCCCACGGTCGTCACCGTGGCCGTCGGCACGCCCAGCGATCACGCCCGCTTCACCGTGCGCAGCCCCGCCGCCGTCCGGGCGGCCCTGCGATCGTTCGTGACCGACGACGATCGCGCGACGCCCGCCGCCTGA
- a CDS encoding transposase has product MGLPKTTSAALRYFSNPDNCREFLVARRWPHGVICPQCGSTSVYVDSSRNGWECKTRHPKRKFTLKTGTVFEDSALGFDKWLPVVWMIANCRHGVTSHEVARAIGVTQKTAWFMLHRIRLATQDDETGGRLGGGVAVNETHAGSKAVTGATRSGRPSPPASTSMGMQDGRNGPSGADQRRAVPRPHARRPSRPPGRSAASR; this is encoded by the coding sequence GTGGGTCTGCCGAAGACGACGAGCGCGGCACTGCGCTACTTCTCGAACCCGGACAACTGCCGGGAGTTCCTCGTCGCCCGCAGGTGGCCGCACGGCGTGATCTGCCCTCAGTGCGGCTCGACGTCCGTCTATGTCGACTCGTCGCGGAACGGGTGGGAGTGCAAGACGCGCCACCCGAAGAGAAAGTTCACGCTCAAGACGGGCACTGTCTTCGAGGACTCGGCCCTCGGTTTCGACAAGTGGCTGCCCGTGGTCTGGATGATTGCCAACTGCCGGCACGGCGTCACCAGCCACGAAGTGGCCCGCGCCATCGGCGTGACCCAGAAGACCGCGTGGTTCATGCTGCACCGCATCCGCCTGGCCACGCAGGACGACGAGACGGGCGGCAGGCTCGGTGGTGGAGTCGCAGTGAACGAGACCCATGCCGGCAGCAAGGCCGTGACAGGCGCAACGCGAAGCGGCAGGCCGTCACCGCCAGCGAGCACCTCAATGGGCATGCAAGACGGCCGTAATGGGCCGTCTGGAGCGGATCAAAGAAGGGCCGTCCCGCGTCCGCACGCGCGTCGTCCAAGCCGCCCGCCGGGCCGATCTGCTGCCTCGCGTTGA
- a CDS encoding DUF2178 domain-containing protein has protein sequence MLDQMSFREKSAWISFLSLLAVFTPFFYYSYLTLTDQMGRREGATTAFTLLAAFVVLEIVLHAVIAIRAPKEARSPRDERERLIEMRATRLAFPVLVLGALLSAAVIHVTRSAWIMQQAVLFAIVVAELLKFGTEIVLFRRGA, from the coding sequence ATGCTCGACCAGATGTCCTTCCGCGAGAAGAGCGCGTGGATCTCCTTCCTCTCGCTCCTCGCGGTGTTCACGCCGTTCTTCTACTACTCCTACCTGACGCTGACGGACCAGATGGGGCGCCGCGAGGGCGCGACCACGGCCTTCACGCTGCTCGCGGCGTTCGTCGTGCTCGAGATCGTCCTCCACGCGGTCATCGCGATCCGCGCGCCGAAGGAGGCGCGCTCGCCCCGCGACGAGCGCGAGCGGCTCATCGAGATGCGCGCCACGCGTCTGGCCTTCCCGGTGCTCGTCCTCGGCGCGCTCCTGAGCGCCGCCGTGATTCACGTCACGCGCAGCGCCTGGATCATGCAGCAGGCCGTCCTGTTCGCCATCGTCGTGGCCGAACTCCTGAAGTTCGGCACCGAGATCGTGCTCTTCCGGCGGGGCGCGTGA
- a CDS encoding helix-turn-helix transcriptional regulator — MGHAVSNRIRDLRAAHGEMTQQALADRIGVTRQTVIAIELGKYSPSLEMAFQIAAVFGVPLGDVFQWNGRVTR; from the coding sequence ATGGGGCACGCCGTCAGCAACCGCATCCGCGACCTGCGCGCCGCCCATGGCGAGATGACGCAGCAGGCCCTGGCCGATCGGATCGGCGTGACGCGGCAGACCGTGATCGCCATCGAGCTGGGCAAGTACTCCCCGTCACTCGAGATGGCCTTCCAGATCGCGGCCGTCTTCGGCGTGCCGCTCGGCGACGTCTTTCAATGGAACGGCAGGGTGACACGATGA
- a CDS encoding class I SAM-dependent methyltransferase, translating to MMDLLRYDFGYDWPWTYGHALAGAVFVLAAWAAWRARALWWSAGLVALAVWAFASAIVVNAVMGFSVPIPLPTDRFLPSGDVRVLDAGAGSGRSTLMVLLARPRARVTALDIFATNYGISDNTESRLRANARAAGAEDRLDVATGDMREMPFGAASFDGAVSAFAIDHLNRADRQRTYAEMRRVIRPGGEFLLLVINNDRWIRTVFPFLAQHGYFGPQTAAERWRTELEDAGFELIDDGAVPGTLYYLARTSGPTMASATAAPVGTGR from the coding sequence ATGATGGACCTCCTCCGCTACGACTTCGGGTACGACTGGCCGTGGACCTACGGCCACGCGCTGGCCGGCGCCGTGTTCGTCCTGGCCGCCTGGGCGGCCTGGCGCGCGCGGGCCTTGTGGTGGAGCGCCGGGCTCGTGGCGCTCGCCGTGTGGGCGTTCGCGAGCGCGATCGTCGTCAACGCCGTGATGGGCTTCAGCGTGCCGATTCCCCTGCCAACCGATCGCTTCCTGCCCAGTGGCGACGTGCGCGTGCTGGACGCCGGCGCCGGGTCCGGACGCTCCACGCTGATGGTGCTCCTGGCGCGGCCGCGGGCGCGGGTGACGGCGCTCGACATCTTCGCCACGAACTACGGCATCAGCGACAACACCGAGTCGCGGCTCCGGGCCAACGCCAGGGCCGCGGGCGCCGAGGACCGGCTGGACGTCGCCACGGGCGACATGCGCGAGATGCCCTTCGGGGCCGCCAGCTTCGACGGCGCCGTGAGCGCGTTCGCCATCGATCACCTGAACCGCGCGGACCGCCAGCGCACCTACGCCGAGATGCGACGCGTCATCAGGCCCGGCGGCGAGTTCCTCCTCCTGGTGATCAACAACGACCGGTGGATTCGCACCGTGTTCCCGTTCCTGGCGCAGCACGGCTACTTCGGCCCACAGACGGCCGCCGAGCGCTGGCGCACCGAGCTCGAGGACGCCGGCTTCGAGCTGATCGACGACGGCGCCGTGCCGGGCACCCTCTACTACCTGGCGCGCACCTCCGGCCCGACGATGGCGAGCGCCACGGCGGCTCCGGTTGGGACCGGCCGCTAG
- a CDS encoding citrate/2-methylcitrate synthase produces MPHPTLVPASAAAARLGVKRATLYAYVSRGLLTPRALPGRRGSWFDPVELDRLSSRAREPQERRPDLRITSSVTLIERGRYWYRGQAPEALAGSRSYEAVAEFLWSGEDDPAPRPWPPADTAVARARQAAAVLPAGATPIDRLRVITSVLGALDPLRFDLRPAGALATARRLVSSVVAVVARRRGGSVASQVASWVGVPRARRDAVDAIDDVLILLADHELAASTLAVRVAASFGAEPYAAVGAGLGAMSGTRHGAASRRVEQAFAAVARGTSPADAVGPLFLDPAAVPGFGHPLYPDGDPRVPLILALARTVGDTRPVEPLLETMRLQGVTGPNTDFALAAFTSALGLPAGAGEALFTVARLAGWLAHAQEEYAGRSDFRMRAVYTGPRPLG; encoded by the coding sequence ATGCCGCACCCCACCCTCGTGCCCGCCAGCGCCGCCGCCGCCCGCCTCGGCGTGAAGCGCGCCACGCTCTACGCCTACGTCTCGCGCGGCCTGCTGACGCCGCGCGCCCTGCCGGGCCGGCGCGGCAGCTGGTTCGATCCGGTGGAGCTCGACCGGCTGTCGTCCAGGGCCCGCGAGCCGCAGGAGCGGCGCCCGGACCTGCGGATCACGTCGTCGGTCACGCTCATCGAGCGCGGGCGGTACTGGTATCGCGGGCAGGCGCCGGAGGCGCTCGCGGGCAGCCGTTCGTACGAAGCGGTGGCGGAGTTCCTCTGGTCCGGAGAGGACGATCCGGCGCCGCGGCCGTGGCCGCCGGCCGACACGGCGGTGGCACGGGCCCGGCAGGCAGCCGCGGTGCTGCCGGCGGGCGCGACGCCCATCGACCGCCTGCGTGTCATCACGTCCGTGCTCGGCGCGCTCGACCCGCTGCGGTTCGATCTGCGCCCCGCCGGCGCCCTCGCCACGGCCCGGCGGCTCGTGTCGTCCGTGGTCGCGGTGGTGGCGCGCCGACGCGGCGGGTCGGTGGCGTCCCAGGTGGCGTCGTGGGTCGGCGTGCCGCGCGCGCGGCGGGACGCCGTGGACGCGATCGACGACGTCCTGATCCTGCTCGCCGACCACGAACTGGCGGCGTCGACGCTCGCCGTCCGCGTCGCGGCCTCGTTCGGTGCCGAGCCCTACGCCGCCGTGGGCGCGGGCCTTGGGGCGATGTCCGGCACGCGCCATGGCGCCGCGAGCCGCCGTGTGGAGCAGGCGTTCGCGGCCGTGGCTCGCGGCACCTCGCCGGCCGATGCGGTCGGGCCGTTGTTCCTCGATCCGGCCGCCGTGCCGGGATTCGGCCATCCGCTGTACCCGGACGGCGATCCGCGCGTGCCCCTGATCCTGGCCCTGGCGCGGACGGTGGGGGACACCCGGCCCGTAGAGCCGCTGCTCGAGACGATGCGCCTCCAGGGCGTCACGGGACCGAACACGGACTTCGCCCTGGCTGCGTTCACCTCGGCGCTGGGTCTACCGGCCGGCGCCGGTGAGGCCCTCTTCACCGTCGCGCGTCTGGCCGGCTGGCTGGCGCACGCCCAGGAGGAGTACGCGGGGCGCTCCGACTTCCGGATGCGTGCCGTGTACACAGGACCGAGGCCGCTCGGGTAG